From Candidatus Neomarinimicrobiota bacterium:
AGTGAAATATTATTGGAAGAGTTGGAAAACCTTGCAGAAAAGCTCGGGTTGGAACTCAGGTATGAAAAGGGTGATTTTCAAGGCGACTTATGTTTCATAAAAGAGGACGGAGTTATAATCGTCCAGAAGAACATCAGTGTGGACAGAAAGATCGCAGTGCTTTCAAAGGGATTAAGCAGGGTGGATTTAGGGAACGTGTATATTCTCCCCGAGTTGAGAAAATTACTCGAACCCGCTGAGGAACAAGAAAGCGAAAAAGATGAAGAGGCGCATAATTCTTGAGGATCGGTTATAAGTTCTCTATCTCATATTTAAATCCCATTTCTTATAGAGCGTTTTTATCAAAGGCGATTCAATCTCCCGCCATATTATTTCTTCTTATAAATCTGAAAGTTTTCCAGGGCAAGCGTTGAACTCTGCCGTAAATAACTTAAAGGGGAGAGGAATTCGGAAGATAGAGCTGTTCAGCGGGAAGTATGAATATGGATCCGATTATTCAATTTTTGTCGAAGGTGCTGCGAAAGTAATCTCGGAGAATCTTGATGCGGGGATGACGGCGATCTTTATGGACAGTGGAAAAGCGTTTACTCTGGATGCTATGCATGGCGTCGGATCGGGCGATGAATTGAAATTGAGTGTGCTCGGGGGTGGAAATTTCGAGGAATTGCTTACATCTACCAAAGATTTCATGAAGTTGGAATCGGAGATGAAATTCAGAACGACTGAAAATAGAGAAGTTTGCCTCTTATGCCTTGAGGCGGGATTCAATTTTATTATTCCCTTAAAATTAGATAAAAAACCGGTGGGGATGATATTTACCGAGTCGATGGATGCTGCGCATTTCAAGGGTAAGAGAGGTGTCAGATTGAGAAAGGTGCTCAACGAATTGAGCGCCCAGCTGAGGATGGGTAAGGTAAACTCAATACTCGAATTAGAGGTACGTAGAAAAAATGCCATGCTCGGATTGGCGGAAAGACTCTCATCACTTTTAGATACCGAAGAATTATTGAAATCGATATTGGATTATTTGATCGAAGTTGTGGACTATAACGCCGCAGGAATTTTTCTCGTCAAGAGCAAAAGCGGCAAAATAAGGGACAGGTATCAGGTAGGATATGACAAAACACGGTTAAAAGAGATAGATCTGAAGATCGGTAAAGGGATTATAGGGATGAGCATAGAACAAAAAAGGGCTATTCTTATACCTGATGTATCCCGCGAATCACAATACATAGCCGTCCGGCCTGAAACCGGATCGGAAATCTGTGTACCCCTGATTCGGGGTGAAGAAGTAATCGGCGCTTTTAACGTGGAAAACGACAGAACTTATGCATACGGATTTGATGACTTAGAGATGCTGACGGGGGTATCGAATATAGCGGCTGTGGCTATTGAGAACTCAAGACTTTTCAAATTATTTAAAGAGAAAGAGGAGATCGAAAGAGACCTGACCATTGCGGCGGATATTCAACGGGCTCTTCTGCCGGATATCTTGCCGGAAGTCGAAGGTGTGGAGATCGCCGCTTCGACCATTCCAAGCAAAATGGTCGGCGGAGATTTGTATGACATATCGAAATTTGCAAGCGGCAGGATTGCCATAGCTATCGGCGATGTTTCCGGAAAAGGGATACCGGCGGCAATTCTGATGGCAAATTTGTATGCCTCGTATAAAGGTCTTGCGCGCGCCAACCTTCCTGCAGAAGAGCTGGTTGGAAATTTAAACAAATTAATACACGGCAACACCGAACCGGACAGGTACGCCACTTTCTTCTATGCCATTTATGATCCGGAAGAGGGGTGGTTGGCTTACTGCAACGGGGGACATAACCCGCCGATTCTGATACGCAAAGGAGGTGACGTGGAGTATCTGAAGACAGGTGGTCCCGCTATAGGGTTTGTCACAGATGCGGAATATCATTCGTCTCAGGTTAACCTGTTCTCAGGCGACCGTTTGCTTTTATATACCGACGGCATAACGGAAGCGAGAAATAAGAAAGGGGATTTTTATGGTGATGACAGGTTAGTGGAGTTGGCAGTCAAATCCAAAGTTGAATCCGCAAGCGCTGCGCATGACGAAATAATGAGGGATATAGCATTGTACACTAAAGGCGTGCCGGAGAGGTCTGACGATATAACATTGCTGATTTTTCATATTTTATGAGAGTGATTACTATATTTCAGATTGATAAGAAGCTTGACAGAAAAGGAAAATTTACTTAATCTAAACGGCTTTATTAGAGGTCTAATGGCATGAGTCTGATCAGTTACATTCAATATAACGCCGAAAATTATCCGGATGATATCTTTCTCATATCCGGTGAAGAAAGATATACTTTTTCGAGTTTTCATATCAAAGTGAACCGGTTTGCCGGAGGACTAAGGGAACTGGGCATAAAAAAGGGCGACCGGGTCGGTTTGATGCTCCCGAACATAGCCGAATGGCCTATTGCCTACGGCGCTCTCGTGAGCTTAGGAGCCGTCGTCGTTCCTTTGAATATTATGTTGAAGGAAAATGAGCTGAGGCATCAGCTCCATGATTGCAACGCCCGTGCGGTGATTTTTTGGTGTGGATTTATGAACGATA
This genomic window contains:
- a CDS encoding SpoIIE family protein phosphatase; the encoded protein is MNSAVNNLKGRGIRKIELFSGKYEYGSDYSIFVEGAAKVISENLDAGMTAIFMDSGKAFTLDAMHGVGSGDELKLSVLGGGNFEELLTSTKDFMKLESEMKFRTTENREVCLLCLEAGFNFIIPLKLDKKPVGMIFTESMDAAHFKGKRGVRLRKVLNELSAQLRMGKVNSILELEVRRKNAMLGLAERLSSLLDTEELLKSILDYLIEVVDYNAAGIFLVKSKSGKIRDRYQVGYDKTRLKEIDLKIGKGIIGMSIEQKRAILIPDVSRESQYIAVRPETGSEICVPLIRGEEVIGAFNVENDRTYAYGFDDLEMLTGVSNIAAVAIENSRLFKLFKEKEEIERDLTIAADIQRALLPDILPEVEGVEIAASTIPSKMVGGDLYDISKFASGRIAIAIGDVSGKGIPAAILMANLYASYKGLARANLPAEELVGNLNKLIHGNTEPDRYATFFYAIYDPEEGWLAYCNGGHNPPILIRKGGDVEYLKTGGPAIGFVTDAEYHSSQVNLFSGDRLLLYTDGITEARNKKGDFYGDDRLVELAVKSKVESASAAHDEIMRDIALYTKGVPERSDDITLLIFHIL